A region of Jonquetella anthropi DSM 22815 DNA encodes the following proteins:
- a CDS encoding glycerate kinase: protein MDSFKGNLTALQAGRAVERGVLCACPAARTRVIPVADGGEGTVEAFLAAVGGEKRTSVVHGPLGALTKASWGLLPDGRAVVELAAASGLPLVAKDKRSPLRASTRGTGEQIREVLNAGCRTIVLGLGGSATIDGGLGILTALGARATDQRGNLLPPCGASLEKIAQLDLSQMDSRLSGLNWLVMCDVQNVLCGPLGAAAVFGPQKGARGKTIERLDAGLANWETVLLQATGRDVSTLPGGGAAGGAAAGLAAVFSVPLLRGIDVVAELTGLKDAMSWADLAFTGEGRLDAQTGFGKVISGLSACAKSCGVPLVALTGSLGGDFKDIEALGLSGAFAIGAGPCPFAQALKRSESDLERMAGTVTRLFTQSRLQKSDRAATES, encoded by the coding sequence ATGGACTCTTTTAAGGGAAACTTGACTGCGCTTCAGGCAGGCCGAGCGGTCGAGCGCGGCGTGCTCTGCGCCTGTCCGGCCGCGCGCACTCGGGTTATCCCCGTCGCCGACGGCGGGGAGGGCACGGTCGAAGCCTTTCTGGCCGCGGTCGGCGGCGAAAAGCGCACGTCTGTCGTTCACGGCCCGCTCGGCGCCTTGACGAAAGCGTCGTGGGGACTGCTGCCGGACGGACGGGCTGTTGTCGAACTGGCTGCGGCTTCCGGGCTGCCGCTCGTCGCCAAGGACAAGAGAAGTCCGCTTCGAGCGAGCACCCGAGGCACCGGCGAGCAGATTCGCGAGGTCCTGAACGCCGGCTGCCGAACGATTGTGCTCGGCCTTGGAGGCAGCGCGACGATCGACGGCGGGCTCGGGATCCTGACGGCGTTAGGAGCTCGGGCAACCGATCAACGTGGCAACCTGCTTCCGCCCTGTGGGGCGTCCCTTGAAAAAATCGCCCAGCTGGACCTGTCCCAGATGGACAGCCGGCTAAGCGGCTTGAATTGGCTCGTGATGTGCGACGTCCAAAACGTACTCTGCGGTCCTCTGGGAGCGGCAGCGGTTTTCGGCCCTCAAAAGGGCGCGCGGGGCAAAACGATTGAACGGCTCGACGCAGGGCTTGCCAATTGGGAAACTGTTCTCCTGCAGGCCACAGGCCGGGACGTGTCGACCCTTCCGGGCGGCGGCGCGGCCGGCGGCGCCGCGGCTGGGCTTGCTGCCGTTTTCAGCGTCCCGCTTCTGCGGGGAATCGACGTGGTGGCCGAGCTAACCGGTCTGAAGGACGCGATGAGCTGGGCCGATTTGGCCTTTACCGGCGAGGGACGTCTGGACGCGCAGACCGGTTTCGGCAAGGTCATTTCCGGGCTGTCAGCCTGCGCGAAGTCCTGCGGCGTGCCTCTTGTGGCACTGACTGGAAGCCTGGGGGGCGACTTTAAGGACATTGAAGCGCTCGGCTTAAGCGGCGCATTTGCCATCGGCGCGGGCCCCTGTCCGTTCGCTCAAGCGCTGAAAAGGAGCGAAAGCGACTTGGAGCGGATGGCCGGGACGGTTACCCGCCTGTTCACTCAGTCGCGGCTTCAGAAGTCCGACCGGGCCGCCACAGAGAGCTGA
- the ftcD gene encoding glutamate formimidoyltransferase, which produces MARQLIECVPNFSEGRRQDVIEAIVAPFKNRKGCYLFDYRADQDHNRLVVSLVGEPQAICDALLEASRVAVENIDLNTHQGAHPRLGAVDVIPFTPVKNITMDECVELAHSFAKRFNDALDVPVFFYEAASVRPDRTRLEQIRKGQYEALKELVKTDPSRQPDVGTKDRLHPTAGGTVIGARKFLVAYNVNLNTTNKAIADAIAKRVRASGGGFACVKGMGVDLKEKGLVQVSMNIVDYEKTAMYRTLEFIRMEAARWGVTVNGTEVYGMIPAGALLDSAAYYMQIDDFQNEQVLELKLLELMGEQEA; this is translated from the coding sequence ATGGCAAGACAGTTAATCGAATGCGTACCGAATTTCAGTGAGGGCCGTCGTCAGGACGTCATCGAGGCCATCGTCGCCCCGTTTAAGAACCGCAAGGGCTGCTATCTGTTCGATTACCGGGCGGACCAAGACCACAACCGACTGGTAGTCAGTTTGGTCGGCGAGCCTCAGGCCATCTGCGACGCCCTTCTCGAGGCCAGCCGGGTTGCGGTCGAGAATATCGACCTGAACACCCATCAGGGAGCTCACCCCCGTCTTGGCGCGGTGGACGTCATCCCCTTCACGCCGGTGAAGAACATCACCATGGACGAGTGCGTCGAGCTGGCTCACAGCTTCGCCAAACGGTTCAACGACGCGCTTGACGTGCCCGTGTTCTTCTACGAGGCCGCGTCCGTCCGGCCGGACCGCACTCGGCTTGAGCAGATTCGCAAGGGCCAGTACGAAGCCCTGAAGGAACTTGTAAAGACTGACCCGAGCCGTCAGCCCGACGTGGGAACCAAGGATCGGCTTCACCCCACCGCCGGAGGCACGGTCATCGGCGCCCGCAAGTTCCTCGTGGCCTACAACGTCAACCTGAACACGACGAACAAGGCTATCGCCGACGCCATCGCCAAGCGCGTTCGCGCCTCCGGCGGCGGCTTCGCCTGCGTCAAGGGCATGGGCGTTGACTTGAAAGAAAAAGGCCTTGTCCAGGTGTCGATGAACATCGTTGACTACGAGAAGACCGCCATGTATCGGACCCTTGAGTTCATCCGCATGGAAGCGGCCCGCTGGGGCGTGACCGTCAACGGCACCGAAGTGTACGGCATGATTCCCGCCGGGGCACTGCTGGACAGCGCGGCGTACTACATGCAGATCGACGACTTCCAGAACGAGCAGGTGCTGGAGCTCAAGCTGCTGGAACTGATGGGAGAACAGGAAGCGTAG
- a CDS encoding TRAP transporter large permease, with the protein MVILCFTIRNTIKICGYGKPYTAAVQATAGTLGVMIPPSIPMIIYGVMTGVSVGGLFMGGVLPGIFIGFSLIAVAWVIARKNGYRGDQRYSWRSRWKAFKEAFWALLMPVIILGGIYGGVFTPTEAAVVAVVYGLFVGFFVYRELKVQQIKSIFVKTAVSTAVVMFIIGASSAFSWVITAHHIPQMVTKALLSITTNKIFILILINLLLLFIGTFMETVASIIILVPVLLPVVTAIGVDPLHFGIVLVVNLAIGMVTPPLGVCLFVSCSIADITLEDITRAAIPFILVMIVDIFILTFVPALSTFLPRAMGLC; encoded by the coding sequence ATAGTAATATTATGTTTTACTATACGAAACACCATTAAGATCTGTGGTTACGGGAAGCCTTACACCGCCGCTGTGCAGGCAACCGCTGGGACGTTGGGAGTCATGATTCCGCCGAGCATTCCTATGATCATTTACGGGGTGATGACCGGCGTATCAGTCGGCGGGCTTTTTATGGGCGGCGTGCTTCCTGGCATCTTCATTGGTTTTTCATTAATCGCGGTCGCGTGGGTTATCGCTCGTAAAAACGGGTACCGGGGAGACCAACGGTACAGTTGGAGAAGCAGGTGGAAGGCTTTTAAAGAAGCATTTTGGGCCCTCCTCATGCCGGTAATTATTCTCGGCGGCATTTACGGCGGGGTGTTTACCCCAACCGAAGCGGCAGTCGTCGCCGTCGTGTATGGGCTGTTTGTCGGTTTTTTCGTCTACCGCGAACTGAAAGTGCAGCAGATCAAGTCGATTTTCGTCAAAACAGCCGTGAGTACTGCGGTCGTGATGTTCATCATTGGGGCCTCATCTGCCTTCAGTTGGGTCATTACAGCACACCATATTCCTCAAATGGTGACTAAGGCACTTCTCAGCATCACGACGAACAAAATCTTCATTTTGATCCTCATCAACTTGCTGCTTCTGTTTATTGGCACTTTCATGGAAACAGTGGCGTCGATCATCATTCTTGTTCCAGTTCTCCTGCCAGTTGTCACCGCTATTGGCGTGGATCCGCTTCATTTCGGCATTGTGCTGGTGGTGAACTTAGCCATCGGCATGGTGACTCCGCCACTTGGAGTGTGCCTATTTGTGAGCTGTTCTATCGCGGATATAACGCTGGAGGATATTACCAGAGCTGCTATCCCATTCATTCTTGTGATGATCGTCGACATTTTTATTCTCACGTTTGTACCTGCTTTGAGCACGTTCCTGCCGCGGGCAATGGGACTGTGCTGA
- a CDS encoding urocanate hydratase: protein MNEAKTRDKTAQSAAQAARLFAKSENSLNREAMTIKLDATLPDYPKFVEGIRRAPDRGWTLSQSETELALKNALRYVPEELHDALIPEFMEELRTRGRIYAYRFRPEGKLHGKPIDEYKGKCLAGKAFQVMIDNNLDFDVALYPYELVTYGETGQVCQNWLQYRLIKKYLEQLTDDTTLVIESGHPVGLFASKPEAPRVIITNGLLVGLFDNQEDWHRGMQLGVTNYGQMTAGGWMYIGPQGIVHGTFNTILNAARQKFGVGPRENLAGILFVSSGLGGMSGAQPKAGEIAGAVAVIAEVDASRIKTRYDQGWVSKVAETPEEAFALAKEALAAKKALSIAYHGNVVTLLEYADSHDIFIHLLSDQTSCHAVYDGGYCPVSLTFEERTKMLHENPEEFRRRVDESLRRHFEVIKRLTKKGTFFFDYGNAFMRAVFDAGVKEIAKNGQDTYDGFIWPSYVEDIMGPVLFDYGYGPFRWCCLSGRHEDLVATDQAAMDCIDPNRRSQDYDNWVWIRDAEKNKLVVGTQCRILYQDAEGRRDIALRFNQLVREGKIGPVMLGRDHHDVSGTDSPFRETSNIYDGSNICADMATQTFAGNAARGMTLCTLHNGGGVGIGKCINGGFGLLLDGRPETDEIIRSSMMWDVLGGVGRRAWARCNHAEEVAREVNAKYPGKYHITLPYRPDADKVSAAVAKAIAQREEKK, encoded by the coding sequence ATGAACGAAGCGAAAACGCGGGATAAGACCGCCCAATCTGCTGCACAGGCGGCCCGTTTGTTCGCAAAAAGCGAAAACAGCCTCAACCGCGAGGCGATGACGATTAAGCTGGACGCTACTCTGCCCGATTATCCGAAGTTCGTCGAAGGCATCCGTCGCGCTCCTGACCGGGGCTGGACGCTGTCCCAGTCCGAAACCGAACTGGCGCTCAAGAACGCCCTTCGATACGTCCCTGAGGAGCTGCACGACGCCTTGATCCCCGAGTTCATGGAAGAGCTCCGCACCCGTGGCCGCATCTACGCCTACCGGTTCCGGCCGGAAGGGAAACTGCACGGCAAGCCGATTGACGAGTACAAGGGGAAATGCTTGGCCGGCAAGGCATTCCAAGTGATGATCGACAACAACTTGGACTTTGACGTTGCTCTTTATCCCTATGAGCTCGTCACCTACGGCGAGACCGGACAGGTCTGCCAGAACTGGCTTCAGTACCGGCTCATCAAGAAGTACTTGGAGCAGCTCACCGACGACACCACTCTTGTCATCGAAAGCGGCCACCCGGTCGGACTGTTCGCTTCCAAGCCGGAAGCGCCGCGGGTCATCATCACCAACGGACTCCTTGTCGGCCTGTTTGACAACCAGGAGGACTGGCACCGGGGCATGCAGCTCGGCGTCACCAACTACGGTCAGATGACCGCCGGCGGCTGGATGTACATCGGCCCGCAGGGCATCGTGCACGGCACATTCAATACCATTTTGAACGCCGCACGGCAGAAGTTCGGCGTCGGCCCCAGAGAGAACTTGGCTGGCATCCTGTTCGTCTCGTCAGGACTGGGCGGCATGAGCGGCGCTCAGCCCAAGGCCGGCGAAATCGCCGGTGCTGTGGCTGTTATCGCTGAAGTTGACGCCTCCCGAATCAAAACGCGGTACGATCAGGGCTGGGTGAGCAAGGTCGCCGAGACGCCTGAAGAAGCGTTCGCTCTGGCCAAGGAGGCTCTTGCGGCCAAGAAGGCCCTGTCGATCGCCTACCACGGCAACGTGGTCACCCTTCTGGAATACGCCGACAGCCACGACATCTTCATTCATCTTCTCTCCGACCAGACGTCCTGCCACGCCGTTTACGATGGCGGCTACTGCCCTGTCAGCCTCACCTTTGAAGAGCGGACGAAGATGCTTCACGAAAACCCGGAGGAATTCCGCCGCCGTGTAGACGAGTCCCTCCGCCGCCACTTTGAAGTCATCAAGCGGCTTACCAAAAAAGGCACGTTCTTCTTCGACTACGGCAACGCCTTCATGCGGGCCGTCTTCGACGCCGGCGTCAAGGAAATTGCCAAGAACGGACAGGACACCTACGACGGGTTCATTTGGCCATCCTACGTCGAAGACATCATGGGGCCCGTCCTGTTCGACTACGGCTACGGACCGTTCCGCTGGTGCTGCCTGAGCGGCCGGCACGAAGACCTCGTGGCAACCGACCAGGCCGCAATGGACTGCATCGATCCCAACCGGCGTAGCCAAGACTACGACAACTGGGTCTGGATCCGCGACGCGGAAAAGAACAAACTCGTCGTCGGCACCCAGTGCCGCATTCTCTACCAGGACGCCGAAGGCCGTCGGGACATCGCCCTGCGGTTCAACCAGCTGGTCAGGGAAGGGAAAATCGGCCCGGTCATGCTTGGCCGTGACCACCACGACGTCTCCGGGACGGACAGCCCGTTCCGCGAGACCAGCAACATCTATGACGGAAGCAACATCTGCGCCGACATGGCAACTCAGACCTTCGCCGGAAACGCCGCCCGCGGCATGACGCTGTGCACGCTTCACAACGGCGGCGGTGTCGGCATCGGCAAGTGCATCAACGGCGGATTCGGCCTGCTGCTCGACGGCCGGCCGGAAACCGACGAGATCATTCGTTCGTCCATGATGTGGGACGTTTTAGGCGGAGTAGGCCGCCGCGCATGGGCGCGCTGCAACCACGCCGAAGAAGTGGCGCGGGAAGTCAACGCCAAGTACCCGGGCAAGTACCATATCACCTTGCCCTATCGGCCAGATGCTGACAAAGTCTCCGCAGCGGTGGCCAAGGCTATCGCCCAGCGGGAAGAAAAGAAATAG
- the panB gene encoding 3-methyl-2-oxobutanoate hydroxymethyltransferase, producing MKKKMSVLDFKRYKAEGKKFAYVTAYDYTMASIVDQSDVEVILVGDSLGMIMLGYKDTTPVTMDDMIHHIRPVVKGAPNTFIVGDMPFGSYNKSIEQGIENATRMIKETGCDCVKLEGGAKYAELVHAIVNSGISVMGHIGLTPQNATQLGGFKVQGGTPEAAQQLIEDAKELERAGAFSIVLECVPKVVGKAISEAVSVPILGIGAGPYVDCQVLVTQDLLGMYGDFKPKFVKLFANVRDVMVNALNEFHKESLSGEFPSDEYSFNKDVPLNKLY from the coding sequence ATGAAGAAGAAGATGTCGGTTCTTGATTTCAAACGGTACAAGGCGGAGGGAAAAAAGTTTGCTTACGTGACGGCGTACGACTACACGATGGCTTCGATCGTCGACCAAAGCGACGTGGAAGTTATTCTGGTCGGGGACTCTCTGGGCATGATCATGCTGGGCTATAAGGACACAACGCCCGTCACAATGGACGATATGATTCACCACATTCGTCCGGTTGTGAAGGGCGCTCCCAACACGTTTATCGTCGGCGATATGCCTTTCGGATCGTACAATAAGAGCATCGAGCAGGGCATCGAAAACGCCACGCGCATGATCAAAGAAACCGGCTGTGACTGCGTCAAGCTGGAAGGCGGAGCCAAATATGCCGAGCTGGTTCATGCGATCGTCAACTCGGGCATCTCTGTGATGGGGCATATTGGGCTGACGCCGCAGAACGCGACGCAGCTTGGCGGCTTCAAAGTCCAGGGCGGCACGCCTGAAGCGGCTCAGCAACTGATTGAGGACGCCAAGGAGTTGGAGCGGGCCGGCGCGTTCTCGATCGTCCTCGAGTGCGTTCCCAAGGTGGTCGGCAAGGCGATCAGCGAGGCCGTCTCCGTCCCGATTCTTGGCATTGGAGCCGGCCCATATGTCGACTGCCAAGTCCTCGTGACGCAGGACTTGCTTGGAATGTACGGCGACTTTAAGCCGAAGTTCGTCAAGCTGTTCGCCAACGTGCGCGACGTGATGGTGAACGCGTTGAACGAGTTCCATAAAGAATCTCTCAGCGGAGAGTTCCCGTCCGACGAGTACAGCTTCAATAAGGATGTCCCGCTGAACAAGCTTTATTAG
- a CDS encoding cyclodeaminase/cyclohydrolase family protein, with product MKLVEMTVTGFVKELASNSPAPGGGSVAALAGSLAAGLASMVSELTVGREKFKDNEPMIKPLLTEGKELASELLDLIDEDTESFNELMKAFKLPKGTDEEKAARSKAIQAATKVTIEVPLKTCEACAKAACLAKTAVTYGNPNAVTDGGSAAHMAMAGAIAASYNVRVNLLGFKDEAFSASVKDRIKKALETAEAAVADVKALLEKALA from the coding sequence ATGAAGCTCGTGGAAATGACTGTAACCGGTTTTGTGAAGGAACTCGCGTCCAACTCTCCTGCGCCTGGCGGCGGCAGCGTGGCGGCCCTTGCCGGCAGTTTGGCTGCCGGACTTGCCTCCATGGTTTCCGAACTGACTGTCGGTCGGGAAAAGTTCAAGGACAATGAGCCGATGATCAAGCCGCTGCTGACCGAGGGGAAAGAACTCGCGTCGGAGCTGCTGGACCTGATCGACGAGGACACAGAATCGTTCAACGAGCTGATGAAAGCGTTTAAGTTGCCCAAGGGCACTGACGAGGAAAAAGCGGCCCGGAGCAAGGCCATTCAGGCGGCCACGAAGGTGACCATTGAAGTTCCGCTGAAAACCTGCGAAGCCTGCGCCAAAGCGGCCTGCTTGGCAAAAACTGCCGTGACCTACGGCAATCCGAACGCCGTCACCGACGGCGGCTCTGCCGCTCACATGGCCATGGCCGGCGCCATTGCCGCCAGCTACAACGTGAGAGTGAACCTGCTGGGCTTCAAGGACGAGGCGTTCTCGGCTTCCGTCAAGGACAGAATTAAAAAGGCGCTCGAGACTGCAGAAGCCGCCGTGGCCGACGTTAAAGCGCTGCTTGAGAAGGCTCTGGCATAA
- the hutI gene encoding imidazolonepropionase — protein MSASLFTNVSITTPISGERPAAGSEQGRVVSWERGALLACDGIIQAVGDEDEVKATAEAFDDVTEEDCDGCCMIPGFVDPHTHICFAARREKEFSMRLAGKTYLEILAAGGGILSSVKAVEGATEEELFEETLSNVLSALSTGTTTMEIKSGYGLTTELELKMLRVIGRIAEETPLDIVPTFMGAHAVPPAYKSDPDKYIDLMISEMLPAVKAQGIAKFCDVFCEEGVFTVPQSRRLLQAARDLGMGLRIHADEVFDTDGAGLAAELGTISAEHLLAANEKNLAAMGRAGVIADLLPATAYSLKKPYAPARKMIDLGVPVALATDCNPGSCFCESMPFVVGLAVMNMNMTVEEALVGATLNPAWSLGMQDKIGSLEKGKQADFLLLDGETPAILAYHAGTSPVVEVYKRGVYVS, from the coding sequence ATGAGCGCGTCCCTTTTTACCAACGTTTCAATTACGACTCCTATCAGCGGTGAGAGACCGGCCGCCGGCTCGGAACAGGGGCGGGTGGTCAGCTGGGAGCGCGGCGCACTGCTGGCCTGCGACGGCATTATTCAAGCGGTCGGCGACGAGGACGAAGTCAAGGCGACAGCCGAGGCGTTTGACGACGTCACGGAGGAAGACTGCGACGGGTGCTGCATGATTCCCGGCTTCGTCGACCCTCATACCCACATCTGCTTTGCTGCTCGGCGGGAAAAAGAGTTCTCCATGCGGCTGGCCGGCAAGACCTACTTGGAAATCCTCGCCGCTGGCGGCGGTATTCTCTCCTCCGTCAAGGCGGTGGAAGGAGCCACCGAAGAAGAGCTGTTTGAAGAGACTCTGAGCAACGTCCTGTCGGCCCTCTCGACCGGCACGACGACCATGGAAATCAAGAGCGGCTACGGCCTGACGACCGAGCTGGAGCTCAAAATGCTTCGGGTCATCGGCCGAATCGCCGAAGAAACGCCGCTGGACATCGTCCCGACCTTCATGGGCGCTCACGCGGTTCCGCCGGCGTACAAGTCCGACCCGGATAAGTACATCGACTTGATGATCTCTGAAATGCTCCCGGCCGTGAAGGCACAGGGCATCGCGAAGTTCTGCGACGTGTTCTGCGAAGAGGGCGTGTTCACTGTCCCTCAAAGCCGCCGGCTTCTGCAGGCGGCCCGGGACCTTGGCATGGGGCTGAGGATCCACGCCGACGAAGTGTTTGACACCGACGGCGCAGGGCTGGCGGCAGAACTCGGAACCATTTCTGCAGAACACCTGCTGGCTGCCAACGAAAAGAACTTGGCCGCCATGGGACGGGCCGGCGTCATCGCCGACCTGTTGCCCGCCACGGCCTACAGCCTGAAAAAGCCCTACGCCCCGGCGCGGAAGATGATCGACTTGGGCGTGCCGGTTGCCTTGGCAACTGACTGCAACCCGGGAAGCTGTTTCTGCGAGTCCATGCCGTTTGTCGTCGGGCTGGCCGTCATGAACATGAACATGACGGTTGAAGAGGCCCTCGTCGGGGCCACGCTGAACCCGGCGTGGAGTCTTGGAATGCAGGACAAGATCGGCAGCTTGGAAAAAGGAAAGCAGGCCGACTTCCTCCTGCTCGACGGGGAGACGCCGGCGATCCTCGCATACCACGCCGGCACGAGCCCAGTCGTCGAAGTGTACAAGCGCGGCGTGTACGTTTCTTAG
- a CDS encoding DUF255 domain-containing protein, which produces MNSSDDYQELSSSSSQYVRQHLSDLVRWRGWDAGREEASRTGMPLLVLVGFASCHWCHVLARETFRDPDAAELINRRFVPVVVDRQERPDLDRYYMSACQATGEGGGWPLLAAALADGRPFFLSTYRLLNGPEGMYETLLAIANLWEADRPTAEQP; this is translated from the coding sequence ATGAACTCATCAGACGATTACCAAGAGCTTTCTTCCAGTTCATCCCAGTACGTCCGTCAGCACCTGTCGGATCTGGTCCGTTGGCGAGGCTGGGACGCAGGGAGAGAAGAGGCCAGCCGAACTGGCATGCCCTTGCTGGTTCTCGTCGGTTTTGCTTCCTGCCACTGGTGCCACGTCCTAGCGCGGGAAACGTTTCGTGACCCTGACGCCGCAGAGCTAATCAATCGCCGTTTTGTCCCCGTGGTAGTCGACCGGCAGGAACGCCCCGACTTGGATAGGTACTACATGTCCGCCTGTCAGGCGACCGGCGAAGGGGGCGGCTGGCCGCTTCTCGCCGCCGCGCTGGCAGACGGCCGGCCGTTTTTTCTCTCCACTTACCGGCTGTTGAACGGGCCGGAGGGGATGTACGAAACACTTCTGGCGATCGCAAACCTCTGGGAAGCCGACAGGCCCACCGCAGAGCAACCATAG
- a CDS encoding DMT family transporter: MLHGKTSTLGDLAILLCCILWSLSFGAMKLALSAVGPFWLIAIRFAMTAAVLVVCLPRRAAKLTRADWISGAAIGVTLSTALFAQASGLRFADTGKIAFLTSGYVAVLPVLLWLWGRTPNRSDVVSAGICTLGMATLSWTPGLGLGAGELCGILAALSSAAQILAVTLMMRYSSPLAVSITQSILGTALSVPLALAFDPLPQAFPTGSVWLALVYLAIGCTLVPFALQMWAQPLTTPTRASLIFSLESVFATLVGVAWFGETVSLRFVVGAGLVLASLLVSSLWRPGRTSEAATE; encoded by the coding sequence GTGCTTCATGGAAAGACCAGTACCCTTGGGGATCTGGCCATATTGTTGTGCTGTATTCTTTGGAGCCTCTCGTTCGGAGCGATGAAGCTGGCGCTGAGCGCTGTCGGGCCGTTCTGGCTCATCGCGATTCGCTTCGCCATGACGGCTGCCGTGCTGGTCGTTTGTCTCCCCCGCCGCGCCGCGAAACTGACGCGGGCCGACTGGATTTCTGGCGCCGCCATCGGCGTGACGCTGTCGACGGCTCTTTTTGCTCAGGCTTCCGGGCTACGCTTTGCTGACACGGGGAAAATTGCGTTCCTGACGTCTGGGTACGTGGCTGTCCTGCCGGTGCTTCTGTGGCTCTGGGGACGAACGCCGAACAGAAGCGACGTCGTCTCTGCCGGTATCTGTACCCTCGGCATGGCGACCTTGTCGTGGACGCCCGGACTCGGCCTCGGCGCCGGAGAGCTGTGCGGCATCCTGGCGGCTCTGTCGTCGGCCGCTCAGATTCTCGCCGTAACGCTGATGATGAGGTATTCCAGCCCGTTGGCTGTTTCCATCACCCAGTCGATTTTAGGAACGGCGCTCAGCGTTCCGCTCGCCTTGGCCTTTGATCCTCTTCCTCAGGCGTTTCCAACTGGCTCAGTCTGGCTGGCGCTCGTCTATTTGGCGATCGGCTGCACGCTCGTGCCGTTTGCTCTTCAAATGTGGGCCCAACCGCTGACAACTCCAACCCGGGCCAGCCTGATCTTCTCCCTCGAGTCGGTCTTTGCCACGCTGGTCGGCGTCGCTTGGTTCGGCGAAACGGTGAGCCTTCGTTTTGTCGTCGGCGCCGGCCTTGTCCTCGCGTCCCTCTTGGTCAGCTCTCTGTGGCGGCCCGGTCGGACTTCTGAAGCCGCGACTGAGTGA
- a CDS encoding IclR family transcriptional regulator: protein MGQAVLFMEVERVDKDERLDAAAKVVVLMEALTRGKGRLTVRDLEAQTAVPRSSVGRLLLSLSSAGWVVRDANDRFCPSLRFLLLGRSGNISDVLAQRVAGPMRELALATGKTALLSLLDGDRGLCVHTEEPEMAVKFVAHPGMTVPLHAGATGKILLSWAPESVREKVFRASPVRPDGRQASESALRNDVQTIRRQGWAFSQEEWIAHAADLSVPVFDQSGEFVAQLGLAGLAGTFSDRFDELLQKLLATSRVISQNL from the coding sequence ATGGGACAAGCTGTCCTGTTTATGGAGGTGGAGCGGGTGGACAAGGACGAGCGGCTCGACGCGGCGGCGAAAGTAGTTGTTCTGATGGAAGCGTTGACCCGCGGCAAGGGGCGTCTGACGGTTCGTGATCTCGAAGCTCAAACGGCAGTCCCTCGAAGCTCTGTGGGCCGACTCCTTCTTTCCCTGTCTTCTGCTGGCTGGGTCGTTCGGGATGCCAACGACCGGTTCTGCCCAAGCCTTCGTTTTCTGCTGCTCGGCAGGAGCGGAAACATTTCTGACGTCTTGGCCCAGCGGGTCGCCGGTCCGATGAGGGAACTCGCTCTGGCGACGGGAAAGACCGCGCTGCTCAGTCTGCTCGACGGCGACCGCGGCCTGTGCGTTCACACCGAGGAGCCGGAAATGGCGGTCAAGTTCGTCGCTCATCCCGGCATGACAGTGCCGCTTCACGCCGGAGCGACGGGAAAAATTCTCCTGAGCTGGGCGCCGGAAAGCGTCCGCGAAAAGGTTTTCCGTGCCTCGCCAGTTCGGCCTGACGGACGGCAGGCCTCCGAAAGCGCGCTGCGAAATGACGTCCAGACGATACGCCGTCAGGGCTGGGCGTTTTCTCAGGAAGAGTGGATCGCCCACGCCGCTGATTTGAGCGTGCCTGTTTTCGACCAGTCAGGCGAGTTTGTGGCTCAGCTGGGGTTGGCCGGACTGGCCGGAACGTTCTCAGACCGGTTTGATGAGCTCCTTCAGAAGCTGTTGGCAACGTCACGGGTCATCTCTCAAAACTTGTAG